The following coding sequences lie in one Niabella agricola genomic window:
- a CDS encoding hybrid sensor histidine kinase/response regulator transcription factor — MVKRAFAMCCGFPGFRTLSSYIIKSGLLCCLSILTIICKGQAIRFNHLTSENGLSNNSVLSITQDAQGFIWLGTSNGLNRYDGSQIKTYTAGTDQSGLSSNNIISLFRDSRQQLWVGSSMGLNRYNDKKDNFEKIRLPATAPVAVNCIFEDRQQRLWIGTSKGVFALTGRRRERITCFFTPGSQPLAGSVIKTIFQDQAGSIWIGSTTSLVRMWEAGGRYYYEPFYHRPADPRSLSSDNISAICEDRSNNLWIGTQSSGLNLYDPVTKTFTRFSKNNSPQGLIHNNIRTLMMQNDSSLWIGTQEGLSILDTRTRQMVSFQNQGGDPKSLSQNSIYSLYKDANGSVWIGTYFGGANRADAFTTGFSIIQNDGSSNALANNVVSSILEDRNTDLWIGTEGGGLVLYNRRTGQFRTFKNDRDDPGSIASNLVKVVYIDKPGYIWCGTHGGGLNVLDPATGKFRHYLYKPEDVESAGLEIGSLEEDDEGRFWLATNAGIRLFKKSGPELEPLPPIDEKLKQFSASKIYKDREGTIWLGGTSGLFTIRHNQLHAVNATLSVNTFFEDAAGNIWAGARNGRLVFYDKTKQTLAQFTILSGQSKNIVGILQDRHGFLWLSTDEGLVRFDPATKAVLSYTVADGLAGREFNYNSYLKDSKGVFYFGGYRGITYFFPNRIEVNRYLAPLVFTSLRLNNTDVRIGASDGLLERNISQTRQIRFNHNQNLFTIHFALLNFIKSNKNRYSYKLEGFDKAWKQVRTPSATYTNLPPGDYTFSVRGANNDGLWTQPISMKITVLPPFWRTWWAYTIYLLLLMGVLFFITRFLFLRALLKKEDELHQVKLNFFTNVSHELRTHLSLIMAPVEKLLDINRSDQFTTQQIIQIKNNSNRLLKLVSELMDFRKAESDHLKLEVKEQDLISFLQEIYSSFSELSLAKNIRIAFTHDTETALLYFDETQLEKVFFNLLANAFKFTPEGGSITVSVHQQATATEIRVADTGRGIAAAYLNKLFTNYYQVADHGMQNTGYGIGLALSKKITKLHGGHIRVESTPAENGNSGFTCFFVTLRHGKKHFETDPHVSIREQQVPPVFLNNEPPPGTATTITPLLPANRQHTVLVVEDNPELRALICQQLEPGYIVQAAADGLQGWEMAVAAIPDLIISDVMMPGLNGMELCTRLKTDSRTSHIPVILLTAKSTQADQVAGLEQGADIYITKPFSTKILELHIRNLLEARRKLQRRTIREFTLRAVPDRPQETTGIVRNKIDADFLQNVIGIIDAHLEDADFGVDKLSRKVGMSAPVLYKKLRALTNMSVNEFIKTRRFKKAAELILQKDLTINEVSYAVGYEDRKYFSREFKKYFGVAPSDFTQQTLQRHQADKTEETADD; from the coding sequence GTGGTAAAAAGAGCTTTTGCGATGTGCTGCGGGTTTCCGGGTTTTAGAACCCTGTCTTCTTATATTATAAAGAGTGGGCTTTTATGCTGTCTTTCGATACTTACAATCATTTGTAAGGGACAGGCCATTCGTTTTAATCACCTGACATCGGAAAACGGTTTGTCGAATAACTCGGTACTTTCCATAACCCAGGATGCGCAGGGCTTTATCTGGCTGGGTACCTCTAACGGATTGAACCGGTATGATGGATCCCAGATCAAAACGTACACAGCCGGCACCGACCAGTCGGGTCTTAGTTCTAACAATATCATCTCGCTTTTTCGCGATTCCCGGCAGCAGCTTTGGGTAGGGTCCAGCATGGGGCTGAACCGGTATAATGATAAAAAAGACAATTTTGAAAAAATCCGCCTGCCGGCAACAGCTCCCGTAGCCGTTAACTGTATTTTTGAAGACCGGCAGCAACGGCTTTGGATCGGAACCTCAAAAGGTGTGTTTGCACTTACCGGGCGGCGCCGGGAGCGCATTACCTGTTTTTTTACACCCGGGAGCCAGCCGCTGGCGGGGAGCGTGATCAAAACGATCTTCCAGGACCAGGCAGGGAGCATCTGGATCGGTTCTACTACCAGCCTGGTGCGGATGTGGGAAGCCGGCGGCCGCTATTATTATGAGCCATTCTACCATCGTCCTGCCGATCCCCGAAGCCTGAGCAGCGACAATATCTCAGCTATTTGTGAAGATCGCTCGAACAATCTTTGGATCGGCACGCAAAGTTCAGGCCTCAATCTTTACGACCCGGTAACAAAAACATTCACCCGGTTCTCCAAAAATAACAGCCCGCAGGGACTGATTCACAACAATATTCGTACCCTGATGATGCAGAACGACAGTTCCCTCTGGATAGGTACCCAGGAAGGGCTGAGCATCCTGGATACCCGTACCCGGCAAATGGTTTCTTTTCAAAACCAGGGCGGCGATCCTAAAAGCCTCAGCCAGAATTCGATTTACAGCTTATACAAAGATGCTAACGGTTCCGTCTGGATCGGAACTTATTTCGGAGGGGCCAATCGTGCCGATGCGTTTACCACAGGATTCAGTATCATCCAAAATGACGGCAGCTCCAACGCTTTGGCCAATAATGTGGTCAGCAGTATCCTGGAAGACCGCAATACGGATCTGTGGATCGGTACCGAGGGTGGCGGACTGGTATTATATAACCGCAGAACCGGGCAATTCCGTACTTTTAAAAATGACCGGGATGACCCGGGAAGCATTGCCTCCAATCTTGTAAAAGTGGTTTACATCGATAAACCAGGATATATTTGGTGCGGTACACACGGTGGCGGGCTGAACGTGCTTGACCCGGCAACCGGTAAATTCCGCCATTATTTATACAAACCCGAAGATGTGGAAAGCGCCGGCCTGGAGATCGGCTCACTGGAAGAGGATGATGAGGGCCGGTTCTGGCTGGCTACAAATGCCGGGATCCGTCTTTTTAAAAAATCGGGGCCGGAGCTGGAACCACTTCCCCCGATCGACGAAAAATTAAAACAGTTTTCTGCAAGCAAGATCTATAAAGACCGGGAAGGTACGATTTGGCTGGGCGGTACGTCCGGACTTTTTACCATACGCCATAACCAGCTTCATGCCGTTAACGCCACCCTGTCTGTAAATACCTTCTTCGAGGATGCTGCCGGTAATATATGGGCCGGAGCCCGGAATGGCCGGCTTGTTTTTTACGACAAAACAAAGCAGACACTTGCTCAGTTTACCATACTTTCCGGGCAATCAAAAAATATTGTAGGCATCCTGCAGGATCGCCATGGATTTTTATGGCTGAGCACCGATGAAGGACTGGTAAGATTTGACCCTGCCACAAAGGCCGTACTTTCTTATACCGTTGCCGATGGCCTTGCAGGCAGGGAATTTAATTACAATTCCTATTTAAAAGACAGTAAAGGCGTATTTTATTTTGGCGGATACCGGGGCATTACCTACTTCTTCCCGAACCGGATCGAAGTGAACCGCTACCTGGCGCCCCTGGTATTTACCAGTTTACGGCTCAACAATACAGATGTGCGCATTGGTGCTTCCGATGGATTGCTGGAACGCAACATCAGTCAGACCCGGCAGATCCGCTTTAACCATAATCAAAACCTGTTTACCATCCATTTTGCATTGCTCAATTTTATAAAAAGCAATAAGAACCGCTATTCCTATAAACTGGAAGGATTTGATAAGGCGTGGAAACAGGTGCGTACCCCTTCCGCTACCTATACCAATCTGCCTCCCGGTGATTATACGTTTTCTGTGCGGGGCGCTAATAATGATGGATTGTGGACACAGCCCATCAGCATGAAGATTACAGTGCTGCCGCCCTTCTGGCGTACCTGGTGGGCTTATACAATTTACCTCTTGCTGTTAATGGGGGTGCTCTTCTTTATTACCCGTTTTCTGTTCCTTCGCGCATTGCTGAAAAAAGAAGATGAACTCCACCAGGTAAAACTTAATTTTTTTACCAATGTCTCCCACGAACTGCGGACCCATTTGTCGCTGATTATGGCGCCGGTTGAAAAGCTGCTCGATATAAACCGGTCGGACCAGTTCACTACCCAGCAGATCATCCAGATAAAAAACAACTCCAACCGGCTGCTGAAACTGGTTAGTGAACTGATGGACTTCCGCAAAGCGGAGTCGGATCACCTGAAACTGGAAGTAAAAGAACAGGACCTTATTTCCTTCCTGCAGGAGATCTATTCCAGCTTCAGCGAATTGTCGCTGGCAAAAAATATCCGGATCGCCTTTACACACGATACAGAAACGGCATTGCTGTATTTTGATGAAACGCAACTGGAAAAAGTATTCTTCAACCTGTTGGCCAATGCCTTCAAGTTTACTCCGGAAGGCGGAAGTATTACGGTATCCGTTCATCAGCAGGCAACCGCCACGGAAATCCGGGTAGCCGACACCGGGCGGGGGATTGCCGCTGCTTATTTAAACAAGCTGTTTACCAACTATTACCAGGTGGCCGATCACGGGATGCAAAACACGGGGTATGGAATCGGTTTAGCGCTTTCAAAAAAAATTACCAAACTGCATGGAGGTCATATCCGCGTGGAAAGTACGCCGGCCGAAAACGGCAACAGCGGGTTTACCTGTTTCTTTGTAACGCTCCGGCATGGCAAAAAGCATTTTGAAACGGACCCGCATGTTTCGATCCGCGAACAGCAGGTACCACCGGTTTTCCTGAACAATGAACCACCACCCGGAACCGCAACAACCATCACCCCCCTGTTGCCGGCAAACCGGCAGCATACGGTTCTGGTTGTGGAAGACAATCCTGAATTGCGCGCGCTTATTTGTCAGCAACTGGAACCCGGTTATATTGTGCAAGCGGCTGCCGATGGACTGCAGGGATGGGAAATGGCCGTGGCAGCCATCCCCGATCTGATCATCAGTGATGTGATGATGCCCGGGCTCAACGGTATGGAGCTTTGCACGCGCTTAAAAACGGATTCGCGCACCAGTCATATCCCGGTGATCCTGCTGACCGCAAAAAGCACGCAGGCCGACCAGGTTGCAGGCCTTGAACAGGGCGCAGATATTTATATTACCAAGCCCTTCAGCACAAAGATCCTGGAATTACATATCCGCAACCTGCTGGAAGCCCGCAGGAAATTACAGCGACGCACCATCCGGGAGTTTACCCTGCGCGCCGTACCAGACCGGCCACAGGAAACAACCGGCATAGTGCGTAATAAAATCGATGCCGACTTTTTACAGAACGTCATCGGAATTATCGACGCGCACCTGGAAGACGCAGATTTTGGGGTAGATAAACTTTCGCGTAAAGTGGGCATGAGCGCTCCGGTTCTGTATAAAAAACTGCGGGCCCTTACCAATATGTCTGTGAATGAATTTATCAAAACACGCCGGTTTAAAAAGGCAGCCGAACTGATCCTTCAAAAAGATCTGACCATTAATGAAGTGTCTTATGCAGTGGGATACGAAGACCGGAAATACTTCAGCCGGGAATTTAAAAAATACTTTGGTGTTGCTCCGAGTGATTTTACGCAGCAGACCCTGCAACGACATCAGGCAGATAAAACCGAGGAAACAGCCGATGATTAA
- a CDS encoding voltage-gated chloride channel family protein gives MYQFKTEQGKIFYQLAHWTIRLVPLSFVIGSLVALFLWLLDWATHTRWQHLWLLFLLPLAGIFIWALYHYFGKDAEAGNNLVMDEIHEPGGGVPTRMTPLVLAGTIVTHLFGGSAGREGTAVQMGGSIADLFAKWYQLKKEDRSMLLMCGMAAGFGAVFGTPVAGALFAMEVLFIGRMKYHALIPCLISAVLAHIVCSSYGIHHTHYAISAKMIQSVATWVPGGFSFDLSLLLKVIGAGIAFGLAGMAFARCTHLLKQFWVKLIPVKWLIPVAGGLLIIGGCYLLGNFDYLGLGVVNPNGHNSIVSAFTTGGVDTWSWLWKLLFTAVTLSAGFKGGEVTPLFFIGAALGNTLAVLAGAPADLFAGLGFIAVFAAATNTPIACMVMGVELFGGENILYFAVACFTAYYFSGHSGIYKAQRIAVPKIHRK, from the coding sequence ATGTATCAATTTAAAACGGAGCAGGGAAAAATCTTTTACCAGTTGGCACACTGGACCATCCGGCTTGTACCCCTTTCATTTGTTATAGGATCATTGGTTGCTTTGTTTTTATGGCTGCTGGATTGGGCTACCCATACCCGTTGGCAGCATCTGTGGCTGCTTTTTTTGCTGCCCCTGGCGGGTATTTTTATTTGGGCATTGTATCACTACTTCGGTAAAGATGCGGAAGCCGGTAATAACCTGGTTATGGACGAAATCCATGAACCGGGAGGAGGGGTGCCCACCCGTATGACCCCGCTGGTGCTGGCCGGCACGATCGTTACGCATTTGTTCGGAGGCTCGGCAGGCCGGGAAGGCACTGCTGTGCAGATGGGCGGCAGTATTGCGGATCTTTTTGCAAAATGGTACCAGCTAAAAAAAGAAGACCGTAGTATGCTGCTGATGTGCGGAATGGCTGCGGGCTTCGGGGCCGTATTTGGTACCCCCGTGGCAGGTGCATTGTTTGCCATGGAGGTCCTGTTTATCGGTCGCATGAAATATCACGCGCTGATACCCTGTTTGATCTCTGCCGTGCTGGCCCATATTGTTTGCAGCAGTTACGGCATTCATCATACGCACTACGCCATTAGTGCTAAAATGATTCAATCTGTTGCTACCTGGGTCCCCGGCGGTTTTTCTTTCGATCTGTCCTTGTTGTTAAAAGTGATTGGAGCGGGAATTGCTTTCGGGTTGGCCGGTATGGCGTTTGCCCGCTGCACCCACTTGCTGAAACAGTTTTGGGTAAAACTGATACCGGTGAAATGGCTGATTCCCGTGGCCGGCGGCCTGCTTATTATCGGAGGTTGTTATCTGCTGGGTAATTTTGATTACCTCGGATTGGGGGTGGTCAATCCAAACGGGCACAACAGTATTGTAAGTGCGTTTACTACCGGTGGTGTAGATACCTGGAGCTGGTTATGGAAGTTGTTGTTTACTGCGGTTACACTCAGTGCCGGTTTTAAAGGCGGAGAGGTAACGCCCTTATTCTTTATCGGTGCTGCTTTGGGAAATACGTTGGCGGTTTTAGCCGGTGCACCCGCTGATCTTTTTGCCGGGCTTGGATTTATCGCCGTATTTGCGGCTGCCACTAATACACCCATTGCCTGTATGGTAATGGGCGTGGAGCTGTTTGGAGGTGAAAACATCCTTTATTTCGCCGTTGCCTGTTTCACCGCATATTATTTTAGCGGGCATTCCGGCATTTATAAAGCGCAGCGAATCGCTGTTCCAAAAATTCACAGGAAATAA
- a CDS encoding menaquinone biosynthesis decarboxylase, which translates to MSYKNQQEFIEAIEKAGELVRIKTYVNPKLEMAEITDRMSKEPGGGNAILFENTGYDFPVLMNAYGSEKRMCLALGVNELDDVARDIENLFKLLAAPKEGLIDKLKLLPKLSAFASWMPKVKKGRGACQEVVITDNPDITRLPVITCWPQDGGPFITLPIINTKDPNNHIRNVGMYRMQVFGPQLTAMHWHKHKVSAKHFNEYKKLNKKMPVAVALGGDPVYAYSATAPLPENVDEYMLAGFLRKKKVELVKCITQPEIEVPADADFVIEGYVDPADDLLWEGPFGDHTGYYSLPDWYPKFHITAITHKKNPVYPATIVGIPPQEDAWLGKATERIFLAPIKMTLVPEIEDMEMPVEGVFHNLVITKIHKDYAGQGQKVMNAMWGAGQMMFNKILVLVSQTADGSALKLGDYKACAREIFKNLNPATDLSFSQGPMDVLDHSCSKMGFGGKMCIDGTLKFEEETQDGYTVLATDVATNYAALLTGRFSEITGVNDALPKEQIPCLIISVKKNRKGHIKALHQEIAALPGMEYIKMILYVEHTVPASDLALALWRFCNNLDPVRDHLLAPTSKEGYSCMGLDGTIKTRAFDNFQRDWPNIIVADDTTIQTVDEKWESLGIGPFIPSPSLKYKDQMYGQEAVAATE; encoded by the coding sequence ATGTCGTATAAAAATCAACAGGAATTTATTGAAGCGATCGAAAAAGCCGGTGAACTGGTACGCATTAAAACTTATGTGAATCCGAAACTGGAAATGGCGGAGATCACGGACCGGATGAGTAAGGAACCGGGTGGCGGCAACGCCATTCTTTTCGAAAATACCGGTTATGATTTCCCCGTACTCATGAATGCCTATGGCAGCGAAAAGCGGATGTGCCTGGCATTGGGTGTAAATGAGCTGGATGATGTGGCCCGCGATATTGAAAATTTGTTTAAGTTATTAGCGGCCCCCAAGGAAGGCCTTATCGATAAGCTGAAGTTATTGCCCAAACTCAGTGCTTTTGCCTCCTGGATGCCGAAAGTAAAAAAGGGAAGGGGTGCCTGTCAGGAAGTGGTCATTACCGATAATCCGGATATTACCAGGCTTCCGGTGATCACCTGCTGGCCGCAGGACGGCGGGCCGTTCATTACCCTGCCCATTATCAACACCAAGGACCCCAATAATCATATCCGGAATGTAGGGATGTACCGGATGCAGGTCTTCGGACCGCAGCTTACGGCCATGCACTGGCATAAGCACAAGGTGTCGGCAAAACATTTCAACGAATACAAAAAGCTGAATAAAAAAATGCCGGTAGCCGTAGCATTGGGTGGAGACCCCGTTTATGCCTATTCGGCTACGGCGCCGTTACCTGAAAATGTGGATGAATACATGCTGGCCGGCTTTCTTCGAAAGAAAAAAGTAGAGCTGGTAAAATGCATCACGCAACCGGAAATTGAAGTGCCGGCTGATGCTGATTTTGTGATTGAAGGCTATGTGGACCCGGCCGATGACCTGCTTTGGGAAGGTCCCTTTGGTGACCATACCGGTTATTATTCACTTCCGGATTGGTATCCCAAATTTCATATTACTGCTATTACCCATAAAAAGAACCCGGTATACCCGGCAACGATCGTGGGCATTCCACCCCAGGAAGATGCCTGGCTGGGGAAGGCTACGGAACGCATTTTCCTGGCACCCATCAAAATGACGCTGGTTCCGGAGATAGAGGATATGGAAATGCCCGTGGAAGGTGTATTCCATAATCTTGTGATTACAAAGATCCACAAGGACTACGCCGGGCAGGGGCAGAAAGTAATGAATGCCATGTGGGGAGCGGGACAAATGATGTTTAATAAAATCCTTGTGCTGGTATCGCAAACCGCTGACGGAAGTGCGCTGAAGTTGGGTGATTATAAAGCCTGTGCCCGGGAGATCTTTAAGAATCTGAATCCCGCAACCGACCTGTCGTTCAGCCAGGGACCAATGGATGTACTGGATCACAGTTGCAGCAAAATGGGCTTTGGCGGAAAGATGTGCATCGATGGTACGCTGAAGTTTGAAGAGGAAACCCAGGATGGCTATACGGTGCTGGCTACAGATGTGGCAACAAACTATGCAGCCCTTCTTACGGGCCGGTTTAGCGAGATCACCGGTGTGAATGATGCACTGCCAAAAGAACAGATCCCCTGCTTGATTATTTCCGTGAAAAAAAACCGGAAGGGACATATAAAAGCACTGCACCAGGAAATTGCGGCCCTGCCGGGGATGGAGTATATAAAAATGATCCTGTACGTGGAACACACCGTGCCTGCTTCCGATCTGGCACTGGCGCTCTGGCGTTTTTGCAATAACCTGGATCCCGTACGGGACCACCTGTTGGCGCCCACTTCAAAAGAAGGGTATAGCTGTATGGGGTTGGATGGTACCATCAAGACCAGGGCATTTGATAATTTTCAGCGCGATTGGCCCAATATAATTGTAGCCGATGATACCACGATTCAAACCGTGGATGAAAAATGGGAATCGCTGGGGATCGGACCCTTTATCCCTTCTCCTTCCCTGAAATATAAAGACCAGATGTACGGACAGGAAGCGGTGGCGGCTACGGAATAG
- a CDS encoding dipeptide epimerase encodes MKCQYYPFNLKFRHPFTISKGTKTHQPTLIVELEHFGIRGYGEAPAITYYHITVEDMIRDLEAKKAMIERFAFTEPDRYWHFLHHLLPNNPFLVCALDMAAWDIWARMSGKPLYQLLKGDPADSPLTDFTIGIDTVDKMVAKLKERPWPVYKVKVGTADDLAIVRALRAATDVPLRVDANAGWDLDTALKLIPELEALGVEYVEQPLAKDNWKGMKVLYEKSLLPLYADESCVFEQDVEKCVGHFHGINIKLTKCSGITPALRMIQQARKQGLKIMMGCMNESTVGSAAIAHLAPFIDHVDVDGPLLLEEDVATGLGFDYGKLIYSNEPGLGIAYKGLFEK; translated from the coding sequence GTGAAGTGTCAATATTATCCGTTTAATTTAAAATTCAGACATCCCTTTACCATATCCAAAGGGACAAAAACGCACCAGCCCACATTGATCGTTGAACTGGAGCATTTCGGCATCAGGGGATATGGTGAAGCCCCGGCCATTACCTATTATCACATTACGGTAGAGGATATGATCCGGGATCTGGAGGCAAAAAAAGCGATGATCGAGCGGTTTGCATTTACAGAACCGGACCGGTACTGGCATTTTCTGCATCACCTGTTGCCCAATAACCCCTTTCTTGTTTGTGCACTGGATATGGCCGCCTGGGATATATGGGCACGCATGAGCGGGAAACCATTATACCAGCTTCTGAAAGGCGACCCGGCCGATAGCCCGTTAACGGATTTTACCATCGGGATTGATACGGTTGATAAAATGGTGGCAAAGCTTAAAGAACGTCCATGGCCGGTATACAAGGTAAAAGTGGGTACTGCAGACGACCTGGCCATTGTAAGGGCCTTACGTGCAGCAACAGATGTGCCGTTGCGCGTGGATGCAAACGCAGGCTGGGACCTGGATACAGCATTAAAACTGATCCCCGAACTGGAAGCGCTGGGCGTGGAGTATGTAGAACAACCCCTGGCCAAGGATAATTGGAAGGGAATGAAAGTATTGTATGAAAAATCTTTGCTGCCCCTGTATGCAGATGAGTCCTGCGTTTTCGAACAGGATGTGGAAAAATGTGTGGGGCATTTTCATGGCATCAATATAAAGCTCACCAAATGCAGTGGCATTACCCCGGCCCTGCGCATGATTCAGCAGGCCCGTAAGCAGGGGTTAAAGATCATGATGGGCTGTATGAATGAAAGCACGGTAGGTTCAGCCGCCATCGCGCACCTGGCCCCCTTTATTGATCATGTGGATGTAGACGGGCCCCTGCTGCTGGAAGAGGATGTTGCAACCGGGTTGGGATTCGATTACGGAAAACTCATTTATAGCAACGAACCCGGACTGGGGATAGCCTATAAGGGATTGTTTGAAAAGTAA
- a CDS encoding universal stress protein → MKKLLVVTDFSDAAGHAVDYACNLVNRLNATHFFILNTYESVPIYDSGEAGSLALSMQEADALEAGRQEELQLLKERVRNQLKHPATLNTMVVNDALAQAVNQVCADEDIDLVIMGFKPKDEWETLLVGDNVQRGVDKIRYPVLLVPQYAPITIPDNIVLASDFRAPLSKSVRTRLHTFLNRLNARVTAVHRCLKNELNEKENQLARELQLELQNYHFRLHVANNEEDLPTVVNDFAKKDHASLIISIHKMRSFLSGLFHKSVTKNLAWRSEVPVLVLHME, encoded by the coding sequence ATGAAAAAGCTATTGGTTGTTACCGATTTTTCTGACGCAGCCGGCCATGCAGTAGATTATGCCTGCAACCTGGTCAACCGGTTAAACGCAACCCATTTTTTTATACTGAATACCTACGAGAGCGTACCCATTTACGACTCAGGAGAGGCCGGCTCTCTTGCTTTGAGTATGCAGGAGGCGGATGCATTGGAGGCCGGGAGGCAGGAAGAGTTGCAGCTGCTTAAAGAACGGGTCCGGAATCAGCTGAAGCACCCGGCTACGCTTAACACGATGGTGGTAAATGATGCCCTGGCCCAGGCCGTGAACCAGGTTTGTGCAGATGAGGATATCGATCTTGTGATTATGGGGTTTAAGCCTAAGGATGAATGGGAGACCTTATTAGTGGGTGATAATGTGCAGCGGGGTGTAGACAAGATCCGCTATCCGGTATTACTGGTACCTCAATATGCCCCTATTACCATTCCGGATAACATTGTACTGGCCTCCGACTTCAGAGCTCCGCTCAGCAAATCCGTCCGTACAAGGCTGCATACATTCCTGAACCGGTTAAATGCCCGGGTAACGGCGGTGCACCGTTGCCTCAAAAATGAACTGAACGAAAAAGAAAACCAGCTGGCCCGTGAACTGCAGCTCGAATTGCAAAACTATCATTTCCGGCTGCATGTAGCCAACAACGAGGAAGATCTGCCTACAGTTGTGAATGATTTTGCAAAAAAAGACCATGCATCGCTGATCATCTCCATCCATAAAATGCGGAGTTTTCTTTCCGGTCTGTTTCACAAAAGCGTAACAAAAAACCTGGCCTGGCGCAGTGAAGTACCGGTGTTGGTGTTACATATGGAATAG
- the rmuC gene encoding DNA recombination protein RmuC, which produces MESLYLLLGIIIGAGAGYLLARKLLTAAFIPRSVADELQKKISALEQSNAARLSREEIQQQYISRETGELLQENIRILQEALKDEKWAVLQQQKEILDLTRASEQKFSKAAVEERDQKILQLNNELAGAREKEAALREKMDLFAAELEKLHQLSKEQFKTLATDVLEEKKRTFTEANKKELSAILEPLKANLDQFREKVEATRKEDIQEFTSLKKEIELLQKLNLQLGDEARSLATALKAEVKMQGNWGEDRLNMILETEGLQKYIDYTREEVYRDGADEQIRRPDFVLRLPNSKHIVIDSKVSLTAYVNYFNAGDLPAKQEYLRQHTRSITEHIERLADKNYQSLAGLNTPDYVFLFMPVESALTLALNQNPELFNQALKRKVVLITPTTLVATLKVVRLLWQKENQVKNVEEIFRQCGELYNKFVLFLDEMDRVEHALSLASKAHRDAMNHLSAGTKKGHTIIGRFERIKSLEAKTSKQIPEKYLAELEVLPDDEAPAEI; this is translated from the coding sequence ATGGAAAGTTTATACCTACTTCTTGGAATCATCATCGGTGCCGGCGCCGGCTATCTGCTGGCCCGGAAATTATTGACGGCGGCTTTTATACCGCGGTCGGTTGCCGACGAATTACAAAAAAAAATCAGTGCGCTGGAGCAGTCTAACGCAGCCCGTCTTTCGCGGGAAGAAATACAGCAACAATATATTTCCCGCGAAACCGGGGAACTGCTGCAGGAAAATATACGTATTCTGCAGGAAGCCTTAAAGGATGAAAAGTGGGCGGTATTACAGCAGCAAAAAGAGATCCTGGATCTGACCAGGGCTTCCGAACAAAAATTTTCAAAAGCAGCAGTGGAGGAGCGCGACCAAAAAATCCTGCAGTTGAACAACGAGCTGGCGGGCGCCAGGGAAAAGGAGGCGGCGCTCAGGGAAAAGATGGACCTATTTGCCGCGGAACTGGAAAAACTGCACCAGCTTTCAAAAGAGCAGTTTAAAACACTGGCAACCGATGTGCTGGAAGAAAAAAAGAGAACATTTACAGAGGCCAATAAAAAAGAGCTGAGCGCCATCCTGGAGCCGCTAAAGGCAAACCTGGACCAGTTTCGCGAAAAAGTGGAAGCTACCCGGAAGGAAGATATCCAGGAGTTCACCTCATTGAAAAAAGAGATCGAACTGCTGCAGAAATTAAACCTGCAACTGGGAGATGAAGCCCGAAGTTTAGCCACCGCGCTGAAGGCAGAAGTGAAAATGCAGGGCAACTGGGGAGAAGACCGGTTGAATATGATCCTGGAAACGGAGGGCCTTCAAAAGTATATTGATTATACCAGGGAGGAAGTATACCGGGATGGTGCCGACGAACAGATCCGGCGACCGGATTTTGTTCTCCGGCTTCCCAACAGCAAACACATTGTTATTGACAGTAAAGTTTCCCTCACGGCGTATGTAAACTATTTCAATGCAGGTGATCTGCCTGCCAAGCAGGAATACCTCCGGCAACATACCCGCAGTATTACCGAACACATCGAACGGCTTGCAGATAAAAATTACCAGTCGCTGGCAGGATTGAATACACCGGATTATGTATTCCTTTTTATGCCGGTTGAATCGGCGCTGACCCTGGCGCTGAATCAGAATCCCGAACTTTTCAACCAGGCATTAAAAAGAAAAGTGGTCCTCATTACGCCAACCACACTGGTGGCAACCCTGAAAGTCGTTCGGTTGCTATGGCAGAAGGAAAACCAGGTAAAGAATGTGGAGGAGATCTTCCGCCAATGCGGGGAGCTGTATAATAAGTTTGTGCTTTTCCTGGACGAAATGGACCGTGTGGAGCACGCGCTTTCACTGGCCTCTAAAGCGCACCGGGATGCCATGAATCATTTAAGCGCCGGCACCAAAAAAGGGCATACCATTATCGGCCGATTTGAGCGGATCAAAAGCCTCGAAGCCAAAACCAGTAAACAGATCCCGGAAAAATACCTGGCGGAACTGGAAGTGCTGCCGGATGACGAGGCGCCTGCAGAAATTTAG